The nucleotide sequence TTCTTGCTACATTAATTCTATTTTCAGTTCCTTCTAATTGAGATTGTAACTGAAGAAAGTTCTGATTTGCTTTTAATTCTGGATATCTTTCTACAGTAACTAGTAATCTTGATAATGCAGAAGAAACTCCGCTTTGAGCTTGCTGGAATTGAGCCATTTGCTCTGGAGTAATGTTAGCAGGATCTATATTTACAGACGTTGCTTTTGCTCTAGCTTCTATAACATCTGTAAGCGTACCTCTTTCAAAATCTGCAGCTCCTTTCACGGTTTTTACAAGATTGCTAATAAGATCATTTCTTCTCTGATATGAACTTTCTACGTTAGACCATGCTAATCTAGCATCTTCTTGTTTAGTTACCGCTTTGTTATTAAAGCCTACAGTTAAGCTATAAATAATAATACCTAGAACAATAATAACAATTGCTGGAATAAGCCACTTTTTCATACTATAATTGATTTTTGAGATTGG is from Gillisia sp. Hel1_33_143 and encodes:
- a CDS encoding LemA family protein yields the protein MKKWLIPAIVIIVLGIIIYSLTVGFNNKAVTKQEDARLAWSNVESSYQRRNDLISNLVKTVKGAADFERGTLTDVIEARAKATSVNIDPANITPEQMAQFQQAQSGVSSALSRLLVTVERYPELKANQNFLQLQSQLEGTENRINVARNRYNEGVTEYNKYIRIFPNSMFAGWFGFDPMVRFEADAGSENAPDVDFDFN